A section of the Deltaproteobacteria bacterium genome encodes:
- a CDS encoding ChaN family lipoprotein, with the protein MSLKKVLLCGILLWSFVGCALHRFPEGNRNLPYPSRGVRENTIVHVRTGYRLDPEQFFEFLRGTRVVYLAEIHNSPGVHRMQAEVIRGLAERFPGRVSVGMEMFPYTAQKALDRWYRENNRSDKEFRKLWKAYWGEKIDYYRPVLKVLKQKKIPILGLNAPKSAVLKIARNGLENLPKTFRDSLPEIDLSDPYERRYLASVFKGHPQGRGMLDRFFLVQAFWEETMAETAAAYLQSAQGRSKILIILAGENHVDYGFGIPRRLFRRLPVSYVTVQPKILAIEQIPKSQFMKVKEPPLPLRVADFYWYVYFQ; encoded by the coding sequence TTGTCTTTGAAAAAGGTTTTGCTCTGCGGAATTCTGCTGTGGTCGTTCGTGGGGTGTGCCCTGCACAGGTTCCCGGAGGGAAACCGAAATCTTCCTTATCCTTCCCGAGGGGTCCGCGAGAATACCATTGTTCATGTACGTACCGGTTACCGTCTTGATCCGGAGCAGTTCTTCGAATTTCTCCGTGGTACCCGGGTTGTCTACCTTGCTGAAATTCATAACAGTCCGGGGGTTCACCGGATGCAGGCGGAGGTCATCCGGGGATTGGCCGAACGCTTTCCGGGGAGAGTCTCCGTCGGGATGGAAATGTTTCCTTATACGGCGCAGAAGGCCCTTGACCGGTGGTACCGGGAGAATAACCGATCGGACAAGGAGTTTCGGAAGCTCTGGAAAGCCTACTGGGGGGAGAAGATTGACTATTACCGTCCGGTTCTCAAGGTGCTGAAGCAGAAAAAAATTCCCATACTGGGACTTAACGCTCCGAAATCGGCGGTACTGAAAATCGCCCGAAACGGACTGGAAAATCTTCCGAAGACTTTTCGTGATTCCCTTCCTGAAATAGATTTGTCCGACCCTTATGAGAGACGTTACCTCGCGTCCGTTTTCAAGGGACATCCGCAGGGGCGGGGCATGCTGGACCGCTTTTTTCTTGTCCAGGCCTTTTGGGAGGAGACGATGGCGGAAACGGCGGCGGCATACCTGCAGAGTGCGCAAGGCCGATCAAAGATCCTTATTATCCTGGCGGGGGAGAACCACGTTGATTACGGATTCGGGATTCCCCGGCGCCTCTTCCGCCGGCTGCCGGTTTCCTATGTTACCGTCCAGCCAAAAATCCTTGCGATCGAGCAGATACCGAAATCTCAATTCATGAAAGTGAAAGAACCGCCCCTTCCCCTGCGGGTGGCCGATTTCTACTGGTATGTATATTTTCAGTAA
- a CDS encoding PAS domain S-box protein, which yields MSSLHRVSLFHGIGQRLLIWFSLFFLIPLVTVGYTGYRQSKAAIQHQVFEHFESLLNLQRDALTNYLRQKEIQLKTTVTDNEFLFIAAVVLQSTTFSDESIRNTRARLQKYLKEKNHEFGSKLLWITGKDGRVLASSDPALMGMDRSQAPESVQYRNHPAPVFSTYMEGNHHPEIVVSSPIKSGNGGFLGLFNLVIPMEAINRILKNRTGLGRTGETFLVNKAGFIISNSRFQKEVILKKKVNLKEMYQREGWIRSHAYVRDYRGAQVIQHFLPFPRFGWTLVAEMETAEAFREINVQLHRTLLIGLGLFSLLIFAALLITRNLTRPIHALVDAARRVGGGDLNFQVADTSDDELAELAYEFNRMTDNLKASKKKMEEWNASIQEEVHHRTQELIKSEMKFHKLIEKANDAIFIFNAETRLCTLANLKAETLTGFSQKELRETTYTDLFLVEDRERVEDNYTEALKEGASNLYKIPLRRKDERYVFVDISNSLFDFQNQKFINAIFHDVTEQRKIDREREVVFEISDTIAKSSDLSQILSGALENILYNLELGMAAIFLYEAETEELVLARAAGFSETFQKDFARLSLQAPDSIATTAARARSIQIIDHPYRDAMSRYVGSRTNPDDLQSDFCLPLIAEGTLTGVLELVTNRKRGFSGEDLILLEALANQLAAGIFRIRLEAGKHQDDQFLAGILTDSVDGIISMDAEDRITTWNSGAEKIFHFSKEEVLGTPFPALFREAGQVYPDPVRQELREKGFIRDYEINNITREGREVTLHISLTAIRDQRRQMIGSSAVIRDITEQKQIQEQIQRSEKLSSIGQLAAGIAHEIGTPLNIISGNAEYLMMDMDPDNPLTEELSIILQQTDRITQLIQQLMDFARDNRPRFEPTDINALVLQTLNLTRHQMEKNAIILLEDLDEEVPPTVADAHQLQQVLLNIIINALHAMPEGGTLQIRTARDEERQQVIIRIRDNGCGIHPQDLKNIFNPFFTTKEVGQGTGLGLAVCHRIMENHQGRIEVESRLGEGSCFSLLLPFRRTGEENPARDGAIASRKNQKKWSPK from the coding sequence ATGTCATCTTTGCACAGGGTCAGCCTCTTCCACGGTATTGGACAGCGGCTGCTGATCTGGTTCAGTCTCTTCTTCCTGATCCCCCTGGTAACGGTCGGTTATACCGGCTACCGGCAGAGTAAGGCCGCCATTCAGCATCAGGTCTTTGAGCACTTTGAATCACTGCTGAATCTGCAACGAGATGCCCTCACGAACTACCTTCGCCAAAAAGAGATCCAGTTAAAAACAACGGTCACGGACAATGAGTTTCTGTTCATCGCCGCCGTGGTACTGCAGTCCACCACATTTTCCGACGAAAGCATACGGAATACCCGGGCCCGGCTGCAAAAGTACCTGAAAGAGAAGAACCACGAATTCGGGTCTAAGCTGCTTTGGATCACCGGCAAGGACGGCAGGGTCCTTGCTTCTTCCGATCCGGCCCTGATGGGGATGGACCGTAGTCAGGCCCCGGAGAGCGTTCAATACAGAAACCATCCCGCACCGGTCTTCAGCACCTACATGGAAGGAAACCACCACCCGGAGATCGTCGTCTCCTCCCCTATCAAGAGTGGCAACGGAGGTTTTCTCGGTCTCTTCAATCTTGTGATTCCCATGGAAGCAATCAATCGTATCCTGAAGAACCGGACCGGTCTTGGCAGAACAGGAGAAACCTTTCTTGTCAACAAAGCAGGATTCATTATTTCAAATTCCCGCTTTCAGAAGGAGGTCATCCTAAAAAAGAAGGTCAACCTGAAGGAGATGTACCAACGGGAAGGGTGGATCCGCTCGCATGCCTATGTCCGCGACTACCGGGGGGCCCAAGTGATTCAGCATTTTCTTCCCTTTCCCCGCTTCGGATGGACCCTGGTGGCGGAGATGGAAACCGCCGAGGCCTTCCGGGAAATTAATGTCCAACTACATCGGACCCTTCTCATCGGCTTGGGCCTTTTTTCCCTTCTGATCTTCGCCGCTTTACTTATTACCCGGAACCTGACCCGCCCGATTCACGCCCTCGTCGATGCGGCGCGGCGTGTGGGGGGAGGGGATCTGAATTTCCAGGTTGCAGACACTTCCGATGACGAGCTGGCCGAGCTGGCCTATGAATTCAATCGGATGACGGATAACCTGAAAGCATCCAAGAAAAAGATGGAAGAATGGAATGCAAGCATCCAGGAGGAAGTTCATCACCGAACGCAGGAACTGATTAAGTCGGAAATGAAGTTTCACAAGCTGATCGAAAAGGCTAACGACGCCATCTTCATCTTTAATGCCGAGACCCGTCTGTGTACTCTGGCCAACCTCAAGGCGGAGACTCTGACGGGGTTCAGCCAGAAGGAACTCCGGGAAACAACCTACACGGACCTTTTTCTGGTCGAAGACCGGGAACGGGTCGAGGACAACTACACGGAAGCGCTGAAAGAGGGGGCATCGAACCTTTACAAAATCCCGTTGCGCAGAAAAGATGAACGATATGTCTTTGTCGACATCAGCAACAGTCTGTTCGATTTTCAGAACCAGAAATTCATCAACGCCATTTTCCATGATGTTACGGAACAGCGCAAGATCGACCGGGAGCGGGAGGTCGTCTTCGAGATCTCCGACACCATCGCCAAGTCTTCCGACCTGTCGCAGATTCTCAGCGGAGCACTGGAAAACATCCTCTACAACCTGGAGTTGGGAATGGCGGCAATATTTCTTTACGAAGCGGAAACGGAAGAGCTTGTCCTTGCCCGTGCGGCAGGTTTTTCGGAAACTTTCCAAAAGGATTTTGCCCGTCTCTCTCTTCAGGCCCCGGACAGTATTGCCACCACGGCAGCCCGTGCCCGTTCAATCCAGATCATCGACCACCCTTACCGCGATGCTATGAGCCGATATGTCGGATCCCGCACCAACCCGGACGATCTGCAATCCGACTTCTGTCTCCCCCTGATCGCAGAGGGAACCTTGACCGGCGTACTGGAGCTGGTAACCAACCGGAAGCGGGGATTTTCCGGTGAAGACCTGATCCTTCTGGAAGCCCTTGCCAATCAACTCGCCGCCGGGATCTTCCGCATCCGGCTCGAGGCAGGAAAACATCAGGATGACCAGTTTCTGGCCGGGATTCTCACCGATTCCGTTGACGGAATCATCAGCATGGACGCCGAAGATCGAATTACCACCTGGAACAGCGGCGCCGAAAAGATCTTCCATTTCAGCAAAGAGGAAGTCCTGGGAACCCCCTTCCCCGCCCTGTTCCGGGAGGCGGGTCAGGTCTATCCGGACCCGGTCCGCCAGGAACTCCGGGAGAAGGGATTTATCCGGGATTACGAGATTAACAATATCACCCGTGAGGGACGGGAGGTTACCCTCCATATTTCCTTGACGGCGATCCGGGATCAGCGCCGGCAGATGATCGGGAGTTCCGCCGTCATTCGGGATATCACCGAACAGAAACAGATCCAGGAACAGATTCAGCGTTCCGAAAAACTGTCCAGCATCGGCCAGCTTGCCGCCGGCATTGCTCATGAGATCGGCACTCCTCTGAACATTATCTCCGGCAATGCAGAATACCTGATGATGGACATGGACCCGGACAATCCCCTCACGGAAGAACTTTCGATCATTCTTCAGCAAACCGACCGGATCACGCAACTGATTCAACAGTTGATGGATTTTGCCCGAGACAATCGGCCCCGTTTCGAACCGACCGATATTAATGCCCTGGTTCTCCAGACCCTGAACCTGACCCGGCATCAGATGGAAAAAAATGCCATCATCCTGCTGGAAGATCTGGACGAAGAAGTTCCGCCGACCGTGGCCGATGCCCATCAGCTTCAGCAGGTCCTTCTGAACATCATCATCAACGCACTGCATGCCATGCCGGAGGGAGGAACGCTGCAAATCCGGACGGCCCGGGATGAGGAACGGCAACAGGTGATCATCCGCATTCGTGATAACGGCTGCGGAATTCATCCCCAGGATTTGAAGAATATTTTTAACCCCTTCTTTACGACAAAAGAGGTCGGCCAGGGGACCGGTCTGGGACTGGCCGTCTGTCACCGAATCATGGAAAACCATCAGGGGCGGATCGAAGTGGAGAGCCGGCTCGGCGAAGGTTCGTGTTTTTCACTGCTCCTGCCTTTTCGGAGGACCGGGGAGGAAAACCCGGCCCGCGATGGAGCAATTGCTTCCCGGAAGAACCAAAAGAAATGGAGTCCGAAATGA
- a CDS encoding sigma-54-dependent Fis family transcriptional regulator, whose translation MNPSISVLIVEDEDRMRELLHKIIAREGYEVEEAANGSTALARIEDHVYDIVLTDIKMPGLNGIELLKEIKKISPRTYVIIMTAFGTINSAVEAMKQGAYDYISKPFKLDEIQILIRKIIEERALRQEVDHLRKEVRRRYQFNNIIGKSKKMQELFDLIEKIARGKSTILIHGKSGTGKELVAKAIHYNSPRKNKPFVPVNCSAIPETLLESELFGHIKGAFTGAVASHAGLFEEADGGTLFLDEVGELSTAIQVKLLRVLQEREIKPVGGTENRKIDLRLITATNQDLHRMVEEGTFREDLYYRLNVIPIYLPPLKIRTEDIPLLVRHFLAHFGEENQRPDITISREALQILMNYSWPGNVRELENILERAVILCRGIEITADDLPPHLIKESTEKRRNTDLLHLPLREVEMAHIKRVLESVGGHKLKAAEILQIDRRTLYRKLQNSD comes from the coding sequence ATGAATCCGTCGATATCAGTCCTGATTGTCGAAGACGAGGACAGGATGCGTGAACTGCTGCACAAAATCATCGCACGGGAAGGTTACGAGGTTGAAGAGGCGGCGAACGGCAGTACAGCCCTTGCCCGGATCGAGGATCATGTGTATGACATCGTTCTCACAGACATCAAGATGCCCGGCCTCAACGGCATCGAACTACTGAAAGAAATCAAGAAAATCTCTCCCCGGACCTACGTCATCATCATGACGGCTTTCGGAACAATCAATTCCGCCGTGGAGGCCATGAAGCAGGGAGCCTACGATTACATTTCGAAGCCTTTTAAACTGGACGAGATCCAGATCCTGATCCGGAAGATTATCGAAGAAAGGGCCCTGCGCCAGGAGGTGGATCATCTTCGCAAGGAGGTCCGCCGACGTTACCAATTCAACAACATCATCGGAAAGAGCAAAAAGATGCAGGAACTCTTCGACCTGATCGAGAAGATCGCCCGTGGAAAAAGTACCATACTCATCCATGGAAAAAGCGGAACGGGAAAAGAGTTGGTAGCCAAGGCGATTCACTACAACAGCCCCCGGAAGAACAAACCCTTTGTTCCCGTCAACTGCAGTGCCATTCCGGAAACCCTTCTGGAAAGTGAACTCTTCGGCCACATCAAAGGGGCCTTCACGGGCGCCGTGGCCAGTCATGCAGGACTTTTTGAGGAGGCGGACGGGGGAACCCTCTTTTTGGACGAGGTCGGAGAACTCTCCACGGCCATCCAGGTAAAATTGCTGCGGGTACTCCAGGAACGGGAGATCAAACCGGTAGGCGGAACGGAAAATCGGAAGATTGATCTCCGGCTGATCACGGCAACCAACCAGGATCTCCACCGGATGGTGGAGGAAGGGACCTTCCGTGAAGACCTCTATTACCGGCTGAACGTGATCCCGATCTACCTCCCGCCGCTCAAAATCCGGACGGAGGACATTCCCCTGCTGGTCCGCCACTTTCTCGCTCACTTCGGTGAAGAAAATCAGCGGCCGGACATTACAATCTCGCGGGAGGCACTCCAAATCCTGATGAATTACTCCTGGCCGGGCAATGTCCGAGAACTTGAGAACATCCTGGAACGGGCGGTCATCCTCTGTAGGGGCATTGAGATTACCGCCGACGATCTCCCCCCCCATCTCATTAAGGAAAGTACGGAAAAACGCCGGAACACCGACTTGCTTCATCTTCCCCTGCGGGAGGTCGAGATGGCACATATCAAGCGGGTTCTTGAAAGCGTGGGCGGACACAAGTTAAAGGCAGCCGAAATCCTCCAGATCGACCGTCGGACGCTTTACCGAAAATTGCAGAACAGCGACTGA
- a CDS encoding CBS domain-containing protein yields MKAHKIMNPAPITIQVDAPLHELIKLFNARKIDAACVIDREKRLVGIVTIYELFQAYLPDYVMMKEELAHLMPEGYFEGVCKKIKDHPVSAIMRTDFITVDEDDSLISVLADLVKYRLQVTPVTRNGILIGTIHRKGLLSYTSRICLADTPTSND; encoded by the coding sequence ATGAAAGCCCATAAAATCATGAACCCGGCTCCGATCACGATCCAGGTGGATGCACCGCTTCATGAACTGATCAAGCTTTTCAATGCCCGCAAAATTGATGCTGCCTGCGTAATCGACAGAGAGAAACGGCTTGTCGGCATTGTCACGATCTACGAACTCTTTCAGGCCTACCTCCCGGATTACGTCATGATGAAAGAGGAACTTGCTCATCTGATGCCGGAAGGATACTTTGAAGGGGTCTGCAAAAAGATCAAGGACCACCCGGTCAGTGCAATCATGCGAACGGACTTCATCACCGTTGATGAGGACGACAGCCTCATCAGCGTCCTTGCCGATCTTGTCAAATACCGGTTACAGGTCACCCCGGTCACCCGGAATGGAATCCTGATCGGGACAATTCACAGGAAGGGCCTTCTGAGCTACACGAGCAGAATCTGCCTGGCGGATACTCCCACATCCAACGACTAA
- a CDS encoding ArsB/NhaD family transporter: protein MDPFWTGTLIFILAYAVIVSEKIHKTKVALIGATLMLVLKILTQSEAFHSEEFGIDYNVIFLLIGMMIIIGIMKKTGAFEYVAIKSAKLGRGEPFRILTIFAIITAIASALLDNVTTVLLLAPVTLLIADELDIDPIPFLISEALASNIGGTATLIGDPPNIMIASKARLTFMDFIIHLTPVIIIIMIVFLFTLKLIFKKKLRTSEKLKERIMNMNEREMIKDAPLLKKCLVVLSLTVLGFVLHGTLHLEPATIALTGAAVLFLISGEDPHTVFMEVEWPTIFFFIGLFIIVGGVVKVGLIDKLSQFMIEITHPTKTSMFNTSMVMLWFSAFTSAIVDNIPFVATMNPLILDMANTIYHGGSAVAHALPPETIHNSVLMPVWWSLALGACLGGNGTAIGASANVIIVGMAEKSKRPISFLRFMAYGFPIMVETLIIAMIYVWVRYYLLA, encoded by the coding sequence ATGGATCCGTTCTGGACTGGAACTCTGATTTTTATCCTGGCTTATGCCGTGATCGTTTCCGAAAAAATTCACAAGACCAAGGTTGCTCTGATCGGTGCAACCCTCATGCTTGTTCTGAAGATTCTGACACAGAGCGAGGCCTTCCACAGCGAAGAATTCGGAATCGACTACAACGTCATCTTTCTTCTCATCGGGATGATGATTATCATCGGGATCATGAAGAAGACCGGTGCCTTTGAATACGTGGCCATAAAATCGGCCAAGTTAGGCCGCGGGGAACCTTTCCGGATACTGACGATCTTCGCCATCATAACTGCAATCGCATCGGCGCTGCTCGACAACGTTACAACCGTCCTGCTTCTGGCGCCGGTCACCCTGCTGATCGCCGACGAACTGGATATCGATCCGATCCCGTTTCTCATCTCCGAAGCACTGGCCTCCAACATCGGAGGGACCGCCACCCTGATCGGAGACCCTCCCAACATCATGATTGCCAGCAAGGCCCGGCTCACTTTCATGGACTTCATCATTCACCTGACGCCGGTCATCATCATTATTATGATCGTCTTTCTTTTTACGTTGAAACTGATCTTTAAAAAGAAGCTCCGGACCAGTGAGAAGCTGAAAGAGCGGATCATGAACATGAACGAGAGGGAAATGATCAAGGACGCCCCCCTGCTGAAGAAATGTCTGGTCGTCCTTTCCCTGACCGTTCTAGGTTTCGTACTCCACGGGACCCTGCATCTCGAACCGGCCACCATCGCCCTGACCGGTGCTGCCGTCCTCTTCCTGATCTCGGGAGAGGACCCTCACACGGTTTTCATGGAGGTGGAGTGGCCGACGATCTTCTTCTTCATAGGACTTTTCATCATTGTGGGAGGTGTGGTCAAAGTAGGACTCATCGACAAACTAAGTCAGTTTATGATCGAAATCACGCACCCGACCAAGACAAGTATGTTCAACACCTCCATGGTCATGCTCTGGTTCTCGGCCTTTACCTCGGCCATCGTTGACAACATCCCTTTTGTAGCGACCATGAACCCTCTCATCCTCGATATGGCGAACACCATTTACCATGGCGGTAGTGCCGTCGCCCACGCCTTGCCGCCGGAGACAATCCATAATTCCGTACTCATGCCGGTCTGGTGGTCCCTTGCCCTCGGAGCCTGCCTGGGCGGGAACGGCACCGCCATCGGTGCCTCGGCAAACGTGATCATTGTCGGCATGGCGGAAAAATCAAAACGGCCGATCTCTTTCCTGAGATTTATGGCCTACGGATTCCCGATCATGGTGGAAACCCTCATTATCGCCATGATCTATGTTTGGGTACGGTATTACCTGCTGGCTTAG
- a CDS encoding CarD family transcriptional regulator, producing MYKIGKTVVYPSHGLGVIEAIEEKDVMGTKQKFYVLKIMEKGTRIMIPCGNVDKVGIREVIQPNEVKEVVKVLKEKPKSILPNWNKRYRESMEKIKTGSIYEIAIVFRNLSLLSKNKELSFGEKKMLCDTRHLISSEISKAKGISEQQAEKILDTALK from the coding sequence ATGTATAAGATTGGAAAAACCGTTGTTTATCCTTCGCATGGTCTGGGTGTGATTGAAGCGATCGAAGAAAAAGATGTAATGGGGACCAAACAGAAGTTTTATGTCCTCAAGATTATGGAGAAGGGCACCCGGATCATGATCCCCTGTGGGAATGTTGACAAAGTCGGAATCCGGGAGGTAATTCAGCCGAACGAAGTAAAAGAGGTCGTCAAGGTACTGAAGGAGAAGCCGAAGAGTATTCTTCCGAACTGGAACAAGCGCTATCGTGAGAGCATGGAAAAGATCAAGACCGGCTCCATCTATGAGATTGCCATTGTTTTTCGAAATCTCAGCCTGCTTTCAAAAAACAAGGAACTCTCTTTCGGGGAGAAGAAGATGCTCTGTGATACCCGGCACCTGATCAGCTCGGAAATTTCAAAGGCCAAGGGGATCTCCGAACAACAGGCGGAGAAGATCCTTGATACGGCATTGAAGTAG
- a CDS encoding class II fructose-bisphosphate aldolase → MSRSLYDFIPENARKNLGSNSKVCILSSKDVFDILKPEKVIVMACNTRIRHVIPGIMRAAQELDAVVAYELAKSEGNLKGGYTGMTPETFFETVVGYAEEMNFTTPFFLHGDHVTTKSPDPEVVGDSRELIEAELAAGYTSIAIDASFNENPDNVKISTELGKIVREAGAGLEAEVGEVLGTGVDARITSVEDAVEFIEGMNANGIVPDLLAINNGSKHGNYKPGEDVHIDLQRTQEIYDAVRKWNVAIAQHGITGTPVHLLGRFADHGIRKGNVGTFWQNVAHEGLPPELMQQMREWAEKEKTDIKKATVVFKKEIDSIPEEYRIRIADQAYENAKEFITNFRAEGTASKVINGLTG, encoded by the coding sequence ATGTCCAGGAGCCTATACGATTTCATCCCCGAAAATGCCCGAAAAAACCTCGGGTCGAACAGTAAGGTCTGTATCCTCAGTTCAAAGGATGTCTTCGATATCCTGAAACCGGAGAAGGTCATCGTCATGGCCTGCAACACCCGGATCCGGCATGTCATCCCGGGAATCATGCGGGCAGCTCAGGAACTGGATGCCGTCGTCGCCTATGAACTGGCCAAATCCGAAGGGAACCTCAAAGGAGGCTACACCGGCATGACACCGGAGACTTTCTTCGAGACAGTCGTCGGTTATGCCGAGGAAATGAACTTCACCACCCCCTTCTTCCTGCATGGCGACCACGTCACCACCAAGAGCCCCGACCCTGAGGTCGTGGGAGATTCCCGGGAGTTGATAGAGGCGGAACTTGCCGCAGGATACACCTCCATCGCCATTGACGCATCTTTCAATGAAAACCCGGACAACGTGAAGATCTCCACGGAACTGGGGAAAATCGTCCGTGAGGCGGGAGCGGGCCTCGAGGCCGAAGTGGGAGAGGTCTTGGGCACCGGTGTGGATGCACGGATCACTTCCGTGGAAGATGCCGTTGAATTCATTGAGGGAATGAATGCAAACGGGATCGTCCCCGATCTGCTGGCCATCAACAACGGTTCCAAACACGGCAACTACAAGCCGGGAGAAGATGTCCATATCGACCTGCAGAGAACCCAGGAGATCTACGACGCCGTCCGGAAATGGAACGTGGCCATTGCCCAGCACGGCATCACCGGAACTCCGGTCCATCTTTTAGGCCGGTTCGCCGATCACGGCATCCGGAAGGGTAACGTCGGGACCTTCTGGCAGAACGTCGCGCACGAAGGATTGCCGCCGGAGTTGATGCAGCAGATGCGGGAGTGGGCGGAGAAAGAAAAAACCGACATCAAAAAAGCCACGGTCGTCTTCAAGAAGGAGATCGACAGTATCCCCGAGGAATACCGTATCAGGATCGCAGACCAAGCTTATGAAAACGCCAAGGAGTTCATCACGAACTTCCGGGCCGAAGGCACGGCATCAAAAGTCATCAACGGGCTTACCGGCTGA
- the nhaA gene encoding Na+/H+ antiporter NhaA, whose protein sequence is MQKRGGRPGRFEKVAEVLLAPGDFAGPLIRPFQQFFRKEAAGSILLISAALLAFAWSNSPFAAIYRDLLHTEVSLTLGPFGISRSLLHWINDGLMVLFFLIVGLEIKREMLMGELASFRRAVLPVAAAAGGMIVPALTFLAFNYGTATAKGWGIPMATDIAFALGAIAVLGRRVPSTLRIFLSAFAIADDIGAVIVIALFYTEKIVFSALLLVFLFTAALVALNRLGVRRLLPYGVLGFCLWLALLGSGIHATLAGIIIALSIPARGTYGTDKFVREVGYLMEGFDCPSGRCGFSILENEEHQNRVQSIELACRHVESPLQRMEHGLTPWVAFVIVPLFALVNSGLSLAGTDLGGAFRAPLSLGIAAGLTLGKPLGITLFSFLAVKSGLAELPERVRWSHVAGVGFLGGIGFTMSLFIAMLSFFTPAMIAYAKFGIFAGSLLSAACGIGLLWVSSSGNEKKRPVHRDDDAGRQAVR, encoded by the coding sequence ATGCAAAAAAGGGGGGGGCGTCCCGGCCGTTTTGAGAAGGTTGCAGAGGTGTTACTTGCGCCGGGGGATTTTGCCGGTCCCCTGATCCGGCCCTTCCAGCAATTTTTCCGGAAGGAGGCCGCCGGCAGCATCCTCCTGATCAGCGCGGCGCTGCTCGCTTTTGCCTGGTCCAATTCACCCTTTGCCGCGATCTACCGGGATCTCCTCCATACGGAGGTGAGCCTCACCTTGGGGCCCTTCGGGATCTCCCGCTCTCTGCTTCACTGGATCAACGACGGCCTGATGGTTCTCTTCTTCCTGATCGTGGGGCTTGAGATCAAGCGGGAGATGCTGATGGGAGAGCTTGCCTCCTTCCGCCGGGCGGTTCTTCCCGTCGCTGCGGCCGCCGGAGGGATGATCGTTCCCGCTCTGACCTTCCTTGCCTTCAACTATGGAACAGCCACGGCCAAGGGGTGGGGCATTCCGATGGCCACGGACATCGCCTTCGCCCTCGGCGCTATCGCGGTCCTGGGGAGACGGGTCCCTTCCACGCTCAGGATCTTCCTTTCCGCCTTTGCCATTGCCGATGATATCGGTGCCGTGATTGTTATTGCCCTCTTTTATACGGAAAAGATCGTTTTCTCCGCTCTTCTCCTCGTGTTTCTCTTTACCGCCGCTCTTGTTGCACTCAACCGTTTAGGGGTGCGTCGACTGCTCCCCTACGGGGTCCTGGGGTTTTGTCTCTGGCTGGCTCTTCTCGGTTCCGGTATCCACGCTACTTTGGCCGGAATCATCATTGCCCTTTCCATCCCCGCCCGGGGGACGTATGGTACCGACAAATTTGTCCGGGAGGTCGGTTACCTTATGGAGGGTTTCGACTGTCCTTCCGGCAGGTGCGGCTTTTCCATTCTTGAAAACGAGGAGCACCAGAACCGGGTACAGTCGATCGAACTGGCCTGCCGCCATGTGGAAAGTCCCCTGCAGCGTATGGAGCATGGGCTGACCCCCTGGGTTGCATTCGTCATTGTCCCTCTCTTTGCCCTTGTCAACAGCGGCCTGAGCCTCGCCGGGACCGATCTCGGCGGGGCCTTCCGTGCCCCCCTTTCCCTCGGGATTGCAGCGGGGCTGACTCTTGGAAAGCCCCTGGGGATTACCCTTTTTTCTTTTCTGGCGGTCAAGTCAGGGCTGGCGGAGTTGCCGGAGCGGGTCCGATGGAGTCATGTGGCCGGGGTCGGTTTCCTGGGCGGGATCGGTTTTACCATGTCCCTTTTCATCGCGATGCTCTCCTTTTTTACCCCGGCCATGATCGCCTACGCCAAGTTCGGGATCTTTGCCGGGTCGCTCCTCTCGGCGGCGTGCGGGATCGGACTCCTTTGGGTGTCGTCTTCGGGGAATGAAAAAAAACGCCCGGTCCATCGAGACGATGACGCCGGGCGGCAGGCCGTTCGTTGA